One segment of Dolichospermum sp. DET69 DNA contains the following:
- a CDS encoding transposase, protein MAYNSDIHRRRSIRLKGYDYSQAGAYFVTICINQRLSLLGKIEDGIMQLSPAGEMVQIVWDEIPTHYEGIDIDAFVLMPNHIHGIIILENNCSMKLGDVVHRLKSLTTAQYRHGVYEKEWPTFEKRLWQRNYHEHIIRNEKSCDHLREYIRDNPILWDVDTLHPNNPENFPT, encoded by the coding sequence ATGGCGTATAATTCTGATATTCATCGTCGTCGTTCTATTCGTCTGAAAGGATACGATTATTCTCAGGCAGGAGCGTATTTTGTGACTATTTGTATTAACCAAAGGCTATCGCTATTGGGTAAAATCGAAGATGGTATAATGCAGCTTTCACCAGCAGGAGAAATGGTACAAATTGTTTGGGATGAAATTCCTACCCATTACGAAGGAATTGATATTGATGCTTTTGTTTTGATGCCTAACCACATTCATGGCATTATTATTCTTGAAAATAACTGTTCAATGAAATTAGGAGATGTTGTTCATAGGTTAAAGTCTTTAACTACTGCTCAATATCGTCATGGTGTTTATGAAAAGGAATGGCCAACTTTTGAAAAGAGACTATGGCAACGCAATTATCATGAACACATTATTCGTAACGAAAAATCATGCGATCACTTACGAGAATATATAAGAGATAATCCAATATTGTGGGATGTTGACACCCTTCATCCCAACAACCCCGAAAATTTCCCCACGTAG
- a CDS encoding DUF86 domain-containing protein, whose product MSSRSWQLRVQDILERIDAISELVIKVSFEDVQNNISLTKAILFDLLVIGEASANIDELIRQKYPEISWRDIISMRNLVIHEYFRVSLEILWDTVKNDLPTLKQQLQNLLEKESQSSE is encoded by the coding sequence ATGTCTTCTAGGAGTTGGCAATTAAGAGTGCAAGATATTCTGGAACGCATTGACGCAATTTCTGAATTGGTGATAAAAGTTTCTTTTGAAGATGTTCAAAATAATATATCCCTGACTAAAGCAATTCTGTTTGACTTACTTGTAATTGGCGAAGCATCAGCAAATATTGATGAACTAATTCGTCAGAAATATCCTGAAATTTCTTGGCGAGATATTATAAGTATGCGAAATCTAGTAATTCATGAATACTTTCGCGTTAGTTTAGAAATTCTTTGGGATACGGTAAAAAATGATTTGCCAACCTTAAAACAACAATTACAAAATTTACTTGAAAAAGAATCTCAATCATCAGAATAA
- a CDS encoding nucleotidyltransferase family protein — protein MNREEVLQILRTHQQELKDLGVRSLELFGSVARNEARPDSDVDCLAEFSRPFGLIQFSKVQRYLEEILDCSVDLGTKNMLKENIRDCILAEVIYVF, from the coding sequence ATGAACCGTGAAGAAGTGTTACAAATTCTCAGAACACATCAACAAGAATTAAAAGACTTAGGAGTAAGATCCCTTGAATTATTTGGTTCTGTTGCTCGTAATGAAGCTCGTCCTGATAGTGATGTGGATTGTTTGGCTGAGTTTTCACGTCCTTTTGGATTAATTCAGTTTTCCAAGGTACAAAGATATTTAGAAGAAATTCTTGATTGTTCTGTTGATTTAGGGACAAAAAATATGCTGAAAGAAAACATCCGAGATTGCATTTTAGCAGAGGTAATCTATGTCTTCTAG
- a CDS encoding aminopeptidase P N-terminal domain-containing protein encodes MQTEYRQRREQLMAKIGGGTAIFRSAPTAVMHNDVEYVYRQDSDFFYLTGFNETQAVVVLAPHHAEHRFILFVQPKDQEKEVWSGYRCGIEKAKEFYGADIAYPIAELDEKLPQYLEKADCIYYHLGRDRNFNDKILEHYQSLLRTYPKRGTGPTSIADPCIVLSTMRLHKSKTELDLMRQAVEIAVEAHNHALKTAAPGRYEYEIQAEIEHIFRLRGGMGPAYPSIVASGKNACVLHYIENNCQMQENDLLLIDAGCAYGYYNSDITRTFPVSGKFTTEQKILYELVLEAQKQAIAEVKPGNSFHAPHNKAVRILTEGLVELGLLKGEIDKLIEEEKYKPFYMHRTSHWLGLDVHDVGVYQHGENPQTLQPGQVLTIEPGLYIVPDTKPAEDQPEIDPRWIGIGIRIEDDVLVTPDGNEVLTAGVPKEIKDLEKY; translated from the coding sequence ATGCAAACAGAATATCGGCAACGTCGTGAGCAGTTAATGGCGAAAATAGGCGGCGGTACAGCGATTTTCAGAAGTGCGCCAACAGCAGTAATGCACAACGATGTCGAGTATGTTTATCGTCAAGATAGTGATTTCTTTTACTTGACTGGCTTTAATGAAACTCAAGCAGTAGTAGTATTAGCACCCCATCACGCAGAACATCGGTTTATATTATTTGTCCAACCCAAAGATCAGGAAAAGGAAGTTTGGAGTGGTTATCGGTGTGGAATAGAGAAAGCAAAAGAATTTTATGGTGCAGATATTGCTTACCCCATTGCGGAGTTAGATGAGAAGTTACCCCAATATTTAGAAAAAGCCGATTGTATTTATTATCATTTAGGACGCGATCGCAATTTTAACGATAAAATTCTTGAACACTATCAAAGTTTACTGCGGACTTATCCCAAACGCGGAACAGGCCCCACATCTATTGCTGACCCTTGTATAGTCCTCAGCACCATGCGGTTACATAAAAGCAAAACAGAATTAGATTTAATGCGCCAAGCGGTAGAAATTGCCGTAGAAGCTCATAATCATGCTTTGAAAACTGCCGCACCAGGACGTTATGAATATGAAATTCAAGCCGAAATAGAACATATTTTCCGTCTTCGGGGAGGAATGGGGCCAGCTTATCCTTCTATTGTCGCATCTGGTAAGAATGCTTGCGTACTGCATTACATCGAAAATAACTGTCAAATGCAAGAAAATGACCTGTTATTGATTGATGCTGGTTGTGCTTATGGTTATTACAACTCTGATATTACTCGGACATTTCCCGTCAGCGGTAAATTTACAACGGAACAAAAGATATTATATGAACTTGTTTTAGAAGCACAAAAACAAGCCATAGCAGAAGTAAAACCAGGTAATTCCTTCCATGCACCTCATAATAAAGCCGTGCGGATATTAACAGAAGGATTAGTAGAACTGGGTTTACTCAAAGGAGAAATTGACAAATTAATAGAAGAGGAAAAATATAAGCCCTTTTATATGCACCGCACCAGTCATTGGTTAGGTTTAGATGTCCATGATGTGGGAGTTTATCAACATGGAGAAAATCCCCAAACTTTACAACCAGGACAAGTTCTCACCATAGAACCCGGACTTTATATAGTACCCGACACCAAACCAGCCGAAGATCAACCGGAAATTGACCCCCGCTGGATAGGGATTGGGATTCGCATTGAAGATGATGTCTTAGTAACTCCAGATGGAAATGAAGTGTTAACTGCCGGAGTTCCCAAGGAAATAAAGGATTTAGAAAAATACTAG
- a CDS encoding VCBS repeat-containing protein, with protein sequence MFQETSQSGLYSSDLKNSGLVSLQKSEGLTIFSDIPMSNSSSVSTLADPLVPTNPLPVLPVGSANPNPNPYLTSAAIVPDFNGDGKTDKLWVNAQTGEILVRLMNGTQVLEQASLGKYDLNTWDYKTADFNGDNKTDFLLRNKATGENLIVLMDGTKVANYLPLDRVDPGFTANIGDFNGDRKTDIFWNNATTGENAIWQMDGTTVVSANVLETTAPGLTATIVDFDGNGKSDIFWRNSTTGENTAWFMDGSQATKYDLQAQDASWTSTLGDFNGDFKTDVLWRNSQTGENKIWTMNGVFVTEGVVSTLGTDWSARIGDFNGDGKTDIFWHNAATGANTAWLMDGTAVSSEAFLPSNTPGLTASLGDFNGDGKTDIYWRDQQTSADKIWTMNGTLATETPVADADKLTPEWYTG encoded by the coding sequence ATGTTTCAAGAAACAAGTCAGTCAGGATTATATTCAAGCGACCTAAAAAATTCTGGATTAGTATCTCTCCAAAAATCAGAAGGATTGACGATATTTAGTGATATTCCGATGAGTAACAGTTCTTCTGTTTCTACATTGGCAGATCCATTAGTACCAACAAATCCATTACCTGTATTACCAGTTGGCAGTGCCAACCCCAATCCTAATCCTTATTTAACCAGTGCAGCCATTGTTCCTGATTTTAATGGCGATGGTAAAACAGATAAACTGTGGGTGAATGCTCAAACTGGTGAAATTTTAGTTCGCTTGATGAACGGAACACAAGTTTTAGAACAGGCTTCTCTAGGTAAATATGACTTAAATACCTGGGATTATAAAACTGCTGATTTTAATGGCGATAATAAGACTGACTTCTTATTACGCAATAAGGCAACAGGCGAAAATTTAATTGTGTTAATGGATGGCACAAAAGTTGCTAATTATTTGCCTTTAGATCGAGTTGATCCCGGTTTTACAGCTAATATTGGCGATTTCAATGGCGATCGCAAAACTGATATTTTCTGGAATAATGCAACTACTGGTGAAAATGCTATTTGGCAAATGGATGGAACCACAGTAGTTAGTGCAAATGTTCTAGAAACTACAGCACCAGGATTGACTGCAACCATTGTTGATTTTGATGGTAATGGTAAGAGTGATATTTTCTGGCGCAATAGCACCACAGGCGAAAATACCGCTTGGTTTATGGATGGTAGTCAAGCCACTAAGTATGATCTTCAAGCGCAAGATGCTTCCTGGACTTCTACTCTTGGTGATTTCAACGGCGACTTCAAAACTGACGTTCTGTGGCGCAACTCACAAACAGGTGAGAATAAGATTTGGACAATGAATGGCGTTTTTGTAACTGAGGGTGTTGTCAGCACATTGGGTACAGATTGGAGCGCGAGAATTGGCGATTTCAATGGCGACGGTAAAACAGACATCTTCTGGCACAACGCGGCTACAGGTGCAAATACTGCTTGGTTGATGGATGGTACAGCAGTGAGTTCTGAAGCCTTCTTACCTAGCAATACTCCTGGTTTGACAGCATCTTTAGGTGATTTCAATGGTGATGGTAAGACTGATATTTACTGGCGTGATCAACAAACATCCGCTGATAAAATCTGGACTATGAATGGAACTTTAGCTACAGAGACTCCTGTTGCTGATGCAGATAAGCTGACTCCAGAATGGTATACAGGTTGA